A portion of the Ferrimonas lipolytica genome contains these proteins:
- a CDS encoding ATP-binding cassette domain-containing protein yields the protein MITLDNVQLIRGGKRLLDNASLTVFPGHKVALVGANGAGKSSLFALLQGEYGVDAGNCQLPKDWRMASVAQETPGLDTSAIDYVLDGDSRYRQLEQELHDAQEDGNGDRIGHAHEAFEAYHGYQVGATAAELLNGLGFEQEAQGRPVRSFSGGWRMRLNLARALLIPSDLLLLDEPTNHLDLDTLIWLEQWLKRYQGTLLLISHDRDFLDEVVNEIVHLDQLQLNHYQGNYSQFERQRAERLAQQQAAFDKQQREKAHMQSFVDRFRAKASKAKQAQSRIKALEKLTLSAPGHADSVFHMAFRQPAALPSPLLQMDKVQGGYGDHVVLEQIKLNLVPGSRIGLLGRNGAGKSTLIKMLSGDLTPQAGELKLAQGVKIGYFAQHQLELLRLDDSPLDHLVRLAPEAKEQELRNFLGGYGFAGDRALAPVRPFSGGEKARLVLALLVWQKPNLLLLDEPTNHLDLEMRHTLTMALQDFEGALVVVSHDRHLLRATCSDFYLVDSRRVDNFNGDLEDYHQWLLQQQGAGTAKESASVAVVDRKAEKRQQAELRKLISPLKKRQERIDKGMSQAQTELDEIETLLGESEIYQTDQKDRLTELLKRRGDLQGTQEELEMEWLELQDQIEQLMA from the coding sequence ATGATAACCCTGGATAACGTGCAACTCATCCGTGGCGGTAAGCGATTGCTCGATAACGCCAGTTTGACTGTATTTCCAGGCCACAAAGTGGCCTTAGTTGGCGCCAATGGCGCGGGTAAATCAAGCCTATTTGCCTTGCTTCAGGGTGAATATGGCGTCGATGCCGGTAATTGTCAGTTGCCGAAAGATTGGCGAATGGCGTCAGTGGCACAGGAAACTCCAGGGCTAGATACCAGCGCCATAGATTACGTGCTGGATGGTGACAGCCGTTATCGTCAGCTAGAGCAGGAACTGCACGATGCCCAAGAAGATGGCAACGGTGACCGTATTGGCCATGCCCATGAAGCGTTTGAGGCATACCACGGCTATCAGGTTGGGGCGACAGCAGCAGAGCTGCTTAATGGCCTAGGCTTTGAACAGGAGGCCCAAGGGCGTCCGGTACGTTCATTCTCCGGTGGCTGGCGGATGCGACTTAACTTGGCTCGGGCACTGTTGATCCCATCGGATCTGTTGTTGTTGGATGAGCCGACTAACCACCTCGATTTAGATACCCTTATCTGGCTAGAGCAATGGTTGAAACGCTATCAGGGCACCTTGCTATTGATCAGTCACGATCGCGATTTTCTCGATGAGGTAGTCAATGAGATTGTTCACTTAGATCAACTGCAGCTTAACCATTATCAAGGCAACTACAGTCAGTTTGAACGGCAGCGAGCCGAGCGTTTGGCTCAGCAGCAGGCAGCTTTTGATAAGCAGCAGCGTGAAAAGGCGCACATGCAGAGCTTTGTTGATCGCTTTCGAGCCAAGGCCAGTAAAGCCAAGCAAGCGCAAAGCCGTATTAAGGCGCTGGAGAAGCTAACACTCTCCGCCCCAGGGCACGCGGACTCGGTATTCCATATGGCCTTCCGTCAACCTGCGGCATTGCCATCGCCGTTATTGCAGATGGACAAGGTACAAGGGGGCTACGGTGACCATGTAGTGCTAGAGCAGATTAAGCTCAACTTGGTGCCTGGCAGCCGTATTGGTTTACTGGGTCGTAATGGTGCTGGTAAGTCGACCCTAATTAAGATGCTATCCGGCGACCTAACGCCACAAGCCGGTGAGCTCAAGTTGGCCCAAGGGGTGAAGATTGGTTACTTTGCTCAGCATCAGCTTGAGTTATTGCGCTTGGACGACTCGCCACTGGATCATCTAGTGCGATTGGCTCCAGAAGCGAAAGAACAAGAGTTGCGCAATTTCCTTGGTGGCTATGGCTTCGCTGGTGACCGAGCTCTGGCACCGGTACGGCCATTTTCCGGTGGTGAAAAGGCGCGGCTAGTATTGGCTTTACTGGTGTGGCAAAAGCCAAACCTGCTGTTGCTTGATGAGCCGACTAACCACCTCGATTTAGAGATGCGTCATACACTGACCATGGCGTTGCAGGACTTCGAAGGAGCGTTGGTCGTGGTGTCGCACGATCGTCACTTGTTGCGCGCTACCTGCAGTGATTTTTATCTGGTTGATAGCCGTCGAGTGGATAACTTTAATGGCGATTTAGAGGACTACCATCAATGGCTGCTGCAGCAGCAAGGTGCTGGAACGGCTAAAGAGTCGGCGAGTGTTGCAGTGGTCGATCGCAAAGCAGAGAAACGCCAACAAGCTGAGTTACGCAAGCTGATCTCTCCATTGAAAAAGCGACAAGAGCGCATAGACAAAGGGATGTCTCAAGCACAGACTGAACTGGATGAGATTGAAACCTTATTGGGCGAAAGTGAAATCTATCAAACTGATCAAAAGGATAGGCTCACCGAACTGTTAAAGCGTCGCGGTGATCTGCAAGGTACTCAGGAAGAGTTGGAGATGGAATGGTTAGAGTTGCAGGATCAGATCGAACAGCTGATGGCGTAG
- a CDS encoding YheV family putative zinc ribbon protein, translating to MRKRFIAGATCPKCSDQDSIMLFIESGVEVMECVSCGYRKHQGSEAAEQQASGDVIGVFKPE from the coding sequence ATGCGTAAACGCTTTATTGCTGGTGCAACCTGTCCAAAGTGCAGTGATCAGGACAGTATTATGCTGTTTATCGAGAGTGGCGTTGAGGTGATGGAGTGTGTTAGCTGCGGCTACCGCAAGCACCAAGGATCCGAAGCTGCAGAGCAGCAAGCCAGTGGCGACGTTATCGGGGTATTCAAACCCGAGTAA